The window TCAACAATTCATGCCTTcgaaatattcgtaatattgttcaaagaaaaaaataacattgtcATTCGTTTTTCTCCTATTTGATTTCGTTGATCCTGGTACGTGAACgcatatacattaaaaattaatattttttgatttcttttttttcttccaaactttttatcttttatatatgttcaaaGAAATGATTAGATGTACAtttgtatattcattttaccATTGAAATGTTTAAACGCAacgcaaaaaatattattaatcgattgcACCAATTGTtccaatagattttaaaatattattctttttggtaaaattaaatcttaatatcaTTCTCAacgataattggaaaatattcatgcaatattttgatattataaaattgaaaaatttcatcgagtcAGAGAAAACtttcaatcgaaattttttcacgTTGTATGGAATGTGATCGACACGATTACGAATACGATGGTTAAAAGTTCGTTTCAAATTGTCGCGTTGTATTATATTAGCGGCTATTAAtcggatttttatatatctttctcgaAAAGGAACGATATTACGCACAGTTTCCGAATTTCTAACAAATTGCTTTAATATACTATGCACGAAATTTGCCGCTCCTCGTTATTACATGTatcttcgttttctttctgAATATCAATCCATTTCCATTGACGTTTCTTTCTTACAAAAGCGTACACTTTCTCTTCTTTACTGGTTCTGGAGGTTCTAAGGCGGCTAAAATAGCTTCATCAAACACATTTTTCAAAcctttctgaaatttttaaaactatatgttattattgaaaatattataacaaaaagcatgttcttcttctttaatgaATGTAAATACTTACCTGCGTAAGAGCACTACATTCTACGTATTTCACTGCTTTTAATTCTTTGGCAAGCTTTTCCCCTTGCTCCGCGGATATTGGCTTTTGTTTATTCTTTGCCAATTTTTCGATAGTAGCAACATCATCTCTCAAGTCGATTTGAGTACCAACCAATAAAAACGGTGTCCTTGGACAATGATGTGTTATTTCGGGTACCCACTAGAATGAAACACATACAtatgattgataattttcttcttcattgtgcatgtaaattgaatttaagaaaataacaaacgttgaacaatttgaataaaatataaccttttctttaacattttcaaaagatGATGGTGAAACAACTGAAAAACAAACAAGAAATACATCCGTTTGGGGATAACTTAATGGTCTAAGTCTGTCGTAATCCTCCTGACCTATAACACAatgtaatatatgataaaaatatatcataaaatataatctaaattatatcataaatatatatcgttacaAATTTACCAGCAGTATCGAATAATCCCAATGTATATGGATCTCCACCGATCATTACTGTTACTGCGTAATTGTCAAACACTGTAGGTACATATTCGGATGGAAACTTATTGGTTGTATATGAAATCAAAAGACAAGTTTTACCCACAGCTCCATCTCCAACCACAACGCATTTTATCGTCTgcattttgatatttcttgtGCTACCTACAACTATATCACACATatgtttagaattaaaaagacaaaataagaatttaaagatatcTCATAATATTCAATGATGATATGCCAATGTGATTTTCATAACAGCAAGAAAATAGATAtcactaaaaattctttgatattctataaataattaattccattactttaaatatttttatattttacattttacacgagatatgaatttaataaaaaatctttctcgtatattatatacatttattaaaaaatcggtCTTTAATTAACCTCCAAACACatcatcgaatttttcgaatgtaAAAATCAaagtataaagaattaatctataattctttatgataacgattataatgttaatcgtattaatttaaaattctcgaaaatatcattattttataaaataaaattatattaaacaaacgATATGGATAAAACGATTACCTATAGTTGTATGTCCGTCATTAAAGGTTAAAATCGTAACTCATAATCTCAAAATGCAATGAACGCTTATATTaggaatatattgaaataagataaaatacgaAAGCGACATTTAATATTCCGAAACTATCAatcgtaatatatttcattgcattttatatttatcacgaaatatatatttcttctgacGAACTTTCATTTATGAATACTTGTCACACATGTTTAAAATCCAATACGCATGATAacgatttttaagaagaatatatcttttaagaaGAGTATAAGTCTAATTAAGATcatatcaatgaaaaaaaataacaataataatgattaaattacttaaattattaaattatgccatttaaaaaaaatggtaaaaaaaaaaaatggaatcgtaatattctattcaataaatatttaatttagagaTCTTTATTTCGTatgtgtttaattatatatatataataaatatatatataataaaaaaaattaaattcaatctatGGAATTTTTAGTGTAATCCTAATTTAGttctattacaaatatattacgtatatatcattttttcatatatcgtaatatattttaaatatatatttttgtatttttatgttattttgtatttttgttgttatttgtatatatataatatatacttttattctttccccgatcctataaatttattttgtaatctaTTTTGCCAATAAGttaaacgattgaaaaattttgatcaacgCCATCTTGCGTTTTGACGCTCGAAGCTCCAAATTGTTATTGGCATAGCAGAATATGCAAGGAGGTCATTTCGTGATGTCATAAGAAGagcattattaaaagatatcattaaaaattaattaataactaattttttattaaaaattttttcacatttaagCTTGCTAATACAGGCTGATACAATCAacataatgtattaatatcatatttattataatattaatgttatcataagatttatttctatataattgtgTGCAGCTCAAGCATTGTTTAAATAACTCCTCTATATTCGCCTATTACTTTCGTTCATAATTttgttgttaatttaaataataacaatgttaAACATTCATTATTCGATCATAGATCGAGAATTTGTGACCAAGATACTTTCTTTATGatgatcattaataaataattgaaaaaaaattccagttaaaatttatacgaaaaaattatttaaagttttatttttaagatataagcttgaaaattcaaaaattcttcctaattaattatttattaacaattatcatGCAGAGTATCATGTCAAACCAATtacaatcgaataataaattaccaatcaaaatattaatcaaattatttgtttcaaatgtatatatttatatttaaaaataaattctataataataaaaagttaatgaaAAAACATATTGCATATTAATGGCGTCGATCCAATgtgatattaatcattaataattaattaaaaaaaatataaaatatgctaagattaatagaaaaaacttttttaagatCTCATCTCATGTAAACTTaagaatgcaaaaataaataataaaaaattagttaattattagttaatttttggaaaattatgtttttgtaAGATATCAGGAATCGCATAAAACTTAATGGTGcgtcttttatttttgcacaATGTTATTCCTTTTATACACGAATACctctttatatattctattatgctAATAACAAGTTTAAGTTTCAGATATCAAAACGCAAGATGGCGCCACgaatgcatatatttattatttcctttttttgtcaAACTTTTACTTaacaaaatatacttattttacgtttctttcattttcaaaaataaaaaatttttacgtaacatttataatcaatatatatgtttattttatatataatatatataatcagtttattttataatataccttTATAATAATGCTTTCtataatgatatttgttatttgttacaatttatttatttaataatggtttatttttaaaaaaaatgtccgcaatacatttaataacaaGCCAACAatcgtatttattataattaaatgtaagagTATTATATATGCTTAATATACAAAACAGTTTCAtagattacattaaaaattaaaataaaaaataatcatttttttactaattataaaaatatattacaatttattcccTGCATTTAAATTTACGTTCCTCTTATTTTCTAAGGACGTATATAGTTTTGTTATTatgttttctataaattttctataaatagtaATTACACATAATGCTACTTATTATCTTGCTTCAGATTTAGAGAATGGTTGCAATGATCCTGGTTGCACCCAAGATAAACCAAGTgctttgttttcttcttcttcctatattccataataaaacataattagattaaaaaacaaataaaaaaaatttttaaatttaaaatttttaattttaaatttttaatttcaataatttaaaatcacatACTTGTCATTGTTTAAAGctttcagaaataaatttaatagaaatttcatctTAACATTTCactaatgttaaaattttaatattatcaaagatGACAATATGTATATCATGTTCTAGTAAAAAGGTTTTTAGTTTACATATAACTTGAGCAATAACAAGTATAAacgaaaatgtttttttaattaaaaatttaataatacatatatttttataccttAGGttcataaatttctcttttaatagaattataaagttCATCAACATATGGACTAAACATAATATAGTGAGGATCATCCACTGTAGATGAATTGTAAACTTTGTTTAAACTTTCTCTTACACATTTTTTTACACGATCTCGAAATACTTCGAAATTATTCTCTAATCTGTAACACAAAtacaacattaaaatattttttatttataattaaatattttttttcagatacaTACAAATTATATGCTTCATGATTCACAGGATTCATCTTAAGATCTACTTTGGacagaatttttgttataaattgtatcaatTGCCAAATTCTATTACTTTTCCTCCATTCAGGAAATCCCCACAATGTGTTTAATTCTCCAGACACAGGATCGATTAAAGGATGAAAAATTGGAGTTTGAAATGTgactttctataatatttgttcaatatataattaaattaatattataattgaaatgctACATATATTAGGCATAAATTATAGGTAATAAATTCTTACAGGACATTCtccatttggaaaattttgtggTAGTGTTATgtcaaatctaaaaattcctCCTTGATATAATCCTTGCCGCACAAATTGTACACCAAACCATACTAacacaaaataaattcatataatttaataaatgtatattataaatacatatacaagaaaatgtggcaaaaaataaatcatgcaCATATTTACATGTAAACCATTATACAAGACCAAGTCAGGACAAGCAAGACCTAAGAATCAATTCATATTTgacttaaataatttgaatgcaATCTTTCTCATACATAagatgcattaaaaaaaaaaagaattaattaattaattctatttgtcTACTTATATTACTTACACAAGGAATTTCGAGCAGATGGTATAACATAAATTCCCTTCAGATCTTGTGAACATAACAtgttactatttaaaaaaagaaattttattcatttcaaatatttacatagcaataaaagataaataaaatagatttctaaattctcgatatacttataaaatttacttactattcggataaaatattatattcttgcaaataaatcatatattctttattagttTGTGATACAGTCGGTCTATCGATCATTTTCACAGACATACTTAATTGAGAATCTCCGTTTGTGTTTACAGGTAATAATTTTCTGAACGAACCTTgtcttttcaaattatcgtCTTTAGTATCATTCTAGTatcattgaaaatcaattattatttttatatttttatctatttttaactattttcgaatataaagaaatatttgaaaaatatttattcgatctcttttcgtttcttaCCTTTGTTCCCaacatattgatattattaggGAAAAGACAGTCAATagataatgtttaaaatattaaataataccgaaaatatgtttcattattttaataaataactgatttattattattttttgtatattttcagtCTACCATTTTTCCTACAGTACTCcatcttttatatatgaacAAACATAGAGAAGAAATGATATAGATCTTCCCCTCaacatatttcttatataatatgttctaCTTGTCGATTATATCAGtgataatactatataatttcttttataacgtCAAAACGTACCTTTACGaatctaaaaatcaaaatcataaaCTTTAGATTTCTTGGTTTTAAAGTTAAATGttttatcttttgaaaaattaaattaaagattgatgAAATCAACTATCAATCACAATTATTATGTTtagttataatacaatttgtgtgataaatttctattaaccCACGCATACATACACAGACACACACAAACAAATCTTTCATAAAGATCGTAACAGTCGATAATAaggaattcgaaaaaatattcgaatataacgAATATTCCGAATAGCGCCAATAGGTTCTTCACAATCTCTAAAAAAATCCAGCTTTCCGTCTTCATAACGTATATAAACTCTGATTAATATTGAAGTCTGACAACTGTCAAATGACAAATCTGCTTCAAATATTACGTTTCAAAGATTGAAATGGCAGCAGAAATAAAACCTGCACCAGGGGTTAATCATGATAAATTTAGTACAAGTCGAAAACCTAtacttttatcgaaattagaaGGATGC is drawn from Apis mellifera strain DH4 linkage group LG5, Amel_HAv3.1, whole genome shotgun sequence and contains these coding sequences:
- the LOC411134 gene encoding cdc42 homolog isoform X1, with protein sequence MQTIKCVVVGDGAVGKTCLLISYTTNKFPSEYVPTVFDNYAVTVMIGGDPYTLGLFDTAGQEDYDRLRPLSYPQTDVFLVCFSVVSPSSFENVKEKWVPEITHHCPRTPFLLVGTQIDLRDDVATIEKLAKNKQKPISAEQGEKLAKELKAVKYVECSALTQKGLKNVFDEAILAALEPPEPVKKRKCTLL
- the LOC411134 gene encoding cdc42 homolog isoform X2, whose product is MQTIKCVVVGDGAVGKTCLLISYTTNKFPSEYVPTVFDNYAVTVMIGGDPYTLGLFDTAGQEDYDRLRPLSYPQTDVFLVCFSVVSPSSFENVKEKWVPEITHHCPRTPFLLVGTQIDLRDDVATIEKLAKNKQKPISAEQGEKLAKELKAVKYVECSALTQF
- the LOC552831 gene encoding AKT-interacting protein, with the translated sequence MLGTKNDTKDDNLKRQGSFRKLLPVNTNGDSQLSMSVKMIDRPTVSQTNKEYMIYLQEYNILSEYNMLCSQDLKGIYVIPSARNSLLWFGVQFVRQGLYQGGIFRFDITLPQNFPNGECPKVTFQTPIFHPLIDPVSGELNTLWGFPEWRKSNRIWQLIQFITKILSKVDLKMNPVNHEAYNLLENNFEVFRDRVKKCVRESLNKVYNSSTVDDPHYIMFSPYVDELYNSIKREIYEPKEEEENKALGLSWVQPGSLQPFSKSEAR